One Misgurnus anguillicaudatus chromosome 5, ASM2758022v2, whole genome shotgun sequence genomic window, tatttaaaactaGGGCAAGAATTAGGCTAACATTAGCGGTTTTCATATTGTTAGTGCTCTACACATGAGGGGTTAgttaactaactaactaactaactaatccccgctgggtgaaaatattttcaagcctaccaaaaaagttgctaagagctgctgacataatttaaaatgatgcgATGTTTCAGTCAACAAGACATAAGACCCTTATtcctcatttgggattgtttatttcctttgaaactgcattaaaactgtaaactgttgagttccactaaagtccactatatgaagaaaaatccgggactgttttcctcaaaaaacttaatttcttaaaaaaaaaaaagacaaactacttggatgacatgagggcgagtaaatcatctggatttttttatgaaggtggaatattcatttaatttagtgGTTGACTAGTTTGACATTATAGTGGGATATCTTTATGAATTCAACTAAAGTTGATAAATCTCAGCTTAATTTAATTTAGATTtaatagggtgaccatacgtgccattcttcccagacgcttcctggccaggatttcggtcgtatttgttgaccacACACCCCATTCAGTTAAACATAACACATTCAATCGTAggttcattcttaccttaaaatgtaatggttgcttttctgtaataataataatcctctatgatgtatggggtcgacaaatacgacttccggaagacacacccgaaatcctgtccaggacgcgtccgggaagaatggcacgtatggtcaccctacttTATATGGATATGTGGATGTATTGAAAATTAAACTGTTTCAAGAGCTACTGTAAAGTTTTCAAAGTAGGCTATGGGTCTGATCCCGATCTGTATCATGTAGCATTCCCAAAATGTACTTACTGGAGTTGCTCCAGTTTAGTTTGTGAGAGTTTGTGACAGAGGATCTTGAACGCTCCCTCTTCCAGTTTGCAGTGGGAAAAATCCAGCGTGGTCGCCCGGCCCTCTGCCAGCGCTGTCGACAAGTGAGAGGTGACTGCCAAACTGAGTCGACTCTGTGACAGATTAATGCTCTTCGACAGCCGTAATGCTGGGACGAGTCTCACAACCTTTTCTTCTGTAAGTTCTGCACTGTATAAGTTCATATATTCCATCTCTCCCATGCAACTCACTACATATGACAGCGTTATGCAATCCACCTCTTGCAATTCATTATAGCTGATATGCCTCCATTGACTCTTGCTGAGTGTATCTTTGACCAGAGAAGACTTGCGCGCATGTTGCAGAAGATAAAAAATATGGAAATGCTTTTCTTGATCATAACCACATAGCATCGTGGAAGCAGTGTCCATCAACCACTGAAAGAATTTTGAGATTTGACCTTCATCAAAAGTGCTCACACAGTCTTCCATCTCTTTACACTGACCTGGATCTGACAATCCTGCCAGAAATGTGTAATACAGTGCAGGGCGCTCGTTTAAAATCTCTTTTCCCCCGTTCTCTGATTGGTCGATATAAAAGGAAGCGGCCAATAAGAACTCTTGCATCAAAGGAGACAGAAAGGAGAACGTGCTATCAGGAGAAGTGACATCACCACTGCTGTACAGAAAATCAGAAAGCACAGAGGAGCATAAAAAAGGCTGCATGCCGCAGGATATGACATCACTGTAAGAGCAAACAGTATTGGCTGAACAAAGACGGGCGAGTCTACCCAAACCAGACACGAGCTCTTTCGTTTGCTCTGCGTTTAGCGTTTGTTTCTGCAGGAGCGTGTGTGTAACAATACCAAAGAGATGGCTAAGGGTCTCGGGTAGGGTTGCTTTCTTCTCAAACTGAGTTTTGAAGACATTACAAAGTATCCAGCAGAAAGCCGGACAGAAACACTGTTCGGAGACTCCCAACATCTGCTCGCTGTGCCAAAAAAGTCTCTCCGCTTGGCTTTCATCATCGAAAAACCGCTGGAAAAATGTTCTCCTCTGGTTTTGGGAGAACCCGACCATCTCAAAACTCTTCCATGACTCGATGGTGAGTGGTTCTCTGGACGTAGCCAGCATTGAAGCACCTGAAAGCAGAGAGCCGTTAACCAGACTGCACAATAATACGGAGCTTGTTGCTTCTTGTTGTGCATCACAGATAAGACTAGAAGAAGATGGAGGAGTGGACAGAAGGTTCTTGAAGCCATCCAGCCCGTCAAACACAAGGAGGAGAGACTGAGGTCTCTTCAGGATGACAGCAATACTCTCTGTAGAGAGATGAGCGTGCGTGCGGGTCAAGAAGTTTTGAAGACTCTCTGGTTTCTCTTCGAGAGTGCTCAGCTCCTTGACGCACATGCGAAGCAATAGCGTGTAATGTTGCAGACATCTGCCAGACGCCCAATCCCAAATGATATTCTCCACTGCTGTAGTCTTACCAATTCCAACACCACCATAGAGAAGCACTTTACATCCTTCAGATCCAGGAGAGAAGTCTCGAGATATGACATCATCTAAAGTTTCCCAATCTCCTCGATTAACAGGAGATACTTTCTTACACGCTCGCACCGAGACAGGTGTGAACTGGTGTCTCCCGATCACCTCACACACTGTTTGGCCTCCTAAAAGCGAATTGGGCAGACATGAATTCAGCACAGAGTTTCTCAGAACGTCCTTATGCACCTCTTGCACATCTGTGAAAACAGGACAATACACATTAAATTGCAGTATGTCAAttttagctgcatctagtggtgaggttgcaaattgcaactaacggctcagtccactgctcacccctcgccttggaaacgcatagagaagctacggtagccgccactgaaaaacatgtcattgtcggagacaacttagtaaaaaaagtttgtccgttaagggcttctgtagaaacatgccagcacaaaatggcgacttccacgtaagaggaccctcggtgtatgtgtATAAAAACTACTCATTtcaaggtaataaacacataacggctcattataaaaaggtctttatacacccctgacaatatagttttgtaaattattttgcatttctgtcaagagatccttctaaaaattacacactgcacctttaaaggggacatttcacaagacttttttaatattttaaataaaactttagtgTCCCTAGAatagcatatgtgaagttttttttagctcagaataccatatagataatttattatagcatgtttaaattgccacttggTAGGTATAaggaaaaatgtgccgttttgggtgtgtcctttaaaatgcaaataagctgatctctgcactaaatggcagtgccgtggttggatagtaagGGGAGGtacttctgacatcacaagaggagccaaatttcaatgacctattttttcacatgcttgcagacaatggtttaccaaaactaagttactgggttgatcttttttttttacattttctatgttgatagaagcactgggggtTATAGCactcaaacatggaaaaagtcattttcatgatatgtcccctttaatattgctCTACATCACTACACTCTCACTAAACACTATTATTATATAAGGGGGTCTTGTATCATCTTGAAGGGTATATTTTATATGTATCcgtttgacagatgcttttatccaaggTGACACCACACACAGTCCATTATAAGGCATACGAGCCCATAATCTTTTGCACTACTAACGCAATGATACAGGAGCACAAAATCAGGGTAGGATTTAAAAGTGAAGATTAAATGTCTCATTGACGTGCGAATATACAAGTaggcaaaaaaatattaatttaaaatattttatgagcCCATTTGCAAACtaatttttgtttatatgaGAAAAAAATGAGCGGAGTGATACATTACACATTAAAGTAGCGCCGGTCAAAATCAGTCGCAGTACCCGGATGAGAGGTGTGGTAtcaatatataatatagattttttGCAATTTTACCAGTTGTGATGTCAGACTGTTGATTTTTAATGTGCGTGTTTATGTAttaattatatacattatattatattatattgtattgtatACGCTGAAACGGCAGCATATGACTTACTTAATGAATATAAAAGCGataatacttttttaaagtaatctcTGTAGTCTCTGCGTAACTGTGACGTAACATCTATAATGTAAAGTGGTCGGGGGCAAAACAGACGAATAACGCGGTTTCTAACTTATTCCAGTAAACGTTGATTCAAGTTCAGTGAATGTTTTTGCTCACCTTGTGTGATCTCAGAAGTTTGCTGCTGCATAGTGTGATCTTCTTCAATACAGTGACTGTGATCTGTTGCATATACCTGCAAATGGTTGTTTGATCTTCGACGCTGGATGGGCGGATGAAAAGTGCTTTTGTGTGCAATAAACCGATGAATTGCACTTCCCAAAAACCTAATTAAACCGAGCCAGATTCAGATTCTCTTCTATAAACTTGTGCTGCAGCTGTAGTCACACGTTCATCATTCACTTCATCTAAGTTAAACAATCTTACTGCATGTCATCCTAATCCAAAAATATACGTATTTATCGAGGATAAACACTATAGAATCACACAAAAAACTCTGCAAACACACTTGTATATAGATTAAAGTATAATTTCGGTCTGATTCGATTGGCATGCGTTTACAACCAAATGTAAATAATGAAACAAGGAAATAATTCACGCGCGCCCTCTAGCGACACAAAGCCGTCATAGCAGCTCATTATTCATTTGCAGGGCGCATCCAAGTCTTTGCCAttgttttatattatacatttgaTCAAGTTTTTTGGTGAATTAGCTACTAGTATATTTTCTCTATTTTGTCGGTCTGAATATGTTTATCACTCAGTCAGTGTTTGTATCATGTTATTTTCATAATGGTTGTCTGTGAGTTTTTGTAAAGGTGTTTGAATGTTAAAGTCTTAAGTGGGTTTGTTCCcatcagttaaaaaaaaactcatcaAACCAGTTTTTATTTCAATCAGGACAGGATTGCAGTATATAAACTTACATGCCAAAGATGTTATGGCCTGCAGCGATGACTCTTCTTGAGAAGTATAATGGTAATTGCCATTCTTACATGAAACCCTGCGGTTAGAGCAAAATAACAGTCGACTGCCCTATGTGTTTTTcataagaagttaacaatagcGTGTTGTTATTATCTCTATATATTTATGCATGTGTCTGTTGAAAGAAATAAGAACGTGGGTTTtcgaaagaaaaacatgaaagtaTTTATTCATTGTTATGCATCATCTCGTCTTTTCTTCTTCTGTTCTCTGTTATTGGATCTCTGATGTCATCATCCAGCAAAGAGGAAAAACCAGAGATTGTGTTACCGAGGATCCGTTGAGTAAATGTGTACACAGGTCAGATTGTTGATGTTTATAAGCGTTTATGAACTGGATAGATGTTCACATTGAATTCAAGCCTGATGAGAGAGACAACACATATGTGGAGTTATTATCTGCAAGATGATTTTACATCTTTTCGAACACTTATTTTGGTTCATTCGTAATTTATATAGGGGCAGATTCCcaaacagggtttagattaatccataggccttagttattttagacattagatgtttttacaaacatatattaaagacattactgatgtgcattttgagacaaaacattgagactgatatatgttaaaggtgcaatgtgtaatttttagaaggatctcttgacagaaatgcaaaataatttacaaaactaaattatcaggggtgtataaagacctttcataatgaaccgttatgtgtttattgccttagaatgagatgtttttatctgcatacaccgagggtccccttacatggaagccgccattttgtgcagccatgtttctacagaagcccttaacggacagactttttttactaagttgtctccaaagattacatgtttgtccggtgacggctaccgtagcttctctatgcgtttcaaaagctagaggtgagcagtggactgagcctttggttgcaattcacaacctcaccactagatgccgctaaaatttacacactgcacctttaagatatgtcagggcaagatgttttttaaataagcaaacTTAAACATCCATttaagtctgggactaggataatccctgtctgagaaaccaccccatagtaatataaataaatatatggcAATACATTGAAAAGCATAGTAATAGTATGAAGTACTATAGTAAAAGTAATCAAATAAATactaaaagtcaaataaaacactttaaatattttaagcatTCAATTCATCTCAGTAAATGATTTAGTCTAAGCTTTAAGTTGAACCTGTTCTCTTCTCCTTCCAGTAGTTTCCTGTAGGTGGCGATCTCTACATCCAGAGCCAGTTTGACATTCATCAGATCCTGGTAGTCACGAAGCTGTTTGGCCATGTTCTGTTTGGCTTTCAGGTGTGCTTCTTCCAGCATTTTGATTCGCTGTTTCGCATCAAGCACCGCCTCCCCTCCGTTACGCTCCACCTCTTTGATTTCCCCCTCCACGTTGCCACGCTACaatgtgattttaaaaaattacaacCGGTGCAGTCACACTACAGTACTACTCGTGATTGTAAAGTTATCTATCTGGATGCTGTGTTGCCATGGTGATGAGTGTTACCTGTGATACAGCTGAGTTTATCTCACTTTGCAGTCTCTTAATCTGTCTTTTCAAATCAGCAATTGTGCTTTTATTATTGCTCAGCTCAGTTTTGTACTGATCGGCCTGTGAGGAGATCAAGTCAAACTGCGGAAACAAAGTAAAGAGAGATATACACATACGTAAAGTTAAAATAGAGAAAAACACTCTGGTGATATAAGTATCTTCATTAGAGTTTTCAACAATTTTACTGAGATGTAAAGGTCTGAGCACCTTGCTCCTATACCAGGACTCAGCTTCTTGACGGCTGCGTGTTGATATTTCCTCATACTGGCTCTTTACATCAGCAATGATCTTTTCCATGTCCAGCTGCCTGCTGTTGTCCATCTGCACCACGATAGACATGTCCTTTACTTCAGCATGCAGCTCACGGAGCTCCTACATGAAGAGAGATAAAGATAGAGATTATACAAGATCCTCTGATGGATGTTTGACAGATATGTGTAGACCGTCTCAATGTACCTGCTCATGGAAGCTCCTTAAAAACTTCAGGTCCCCCTGGAGTCCTGCAATTTTATCTTCCATGGCTCTTTTATACAAGTAAGTTGAGTCAACTTCCTGTCAGAGACGCACACGTTCACTTGTTAGCTGTGCGGATGATCTTGCAAATAACTTTGCAGAACGGGAAAGCATCAAATGTATCTGTAATGCATGCAGCATCTGACATCACCATCTGTACCCTGATGCTATTTCATTTTCTGTCTTACCTTTTTCAGAAGAACAAACTCGCTTTCAGATCTGTTTCGATTGTTGATCTCATCTTCAAACCTGTGTGAACGTTACACACACCATATAGTTTTTGTCAAATGGTCTGTgatctttgacataattcgaacactggatgcttttatctaaaacaACTTACAGTGTATCACAAGACATGCATTTTTTTGCAAGACATATATGTGTTATGTATTAAGTATATGTGTTTTGTCGaccccatgaccttttgtgctgctaatgcaatgctttactaCTGAGCTATAGAGGAGCTTTATTACTAAAGGTGATGTGTCATGTTAATAACCTTTGCTTTTCTTCCTCCACCTGTGCACGAGCATTTTTAAGCTCTATCTCCAGGTGTTGCTTGTCATTCTTCACAAGGTCCAGCTGTGCTCTCAGAGATCTGATGTAAGACTCCAACATCTGATCAAGTTTAGACTCGGGTTTAGACTCGTTCTGTAGCAGCTGCCACTTAGTCTCCAGCATCTTGTTCTCTTGCTCTAGTTTACGCACCTATGCATGTGTTTGACAGAAAAAGACAGTTATTCTCCTTTGatattatttagaaaaataaataaataatagttagCACACAGTTAGAGCACAGAGCCACAGAATGCATGtataatataattcaaaatattCCGATTTATTCAAGAACTGATTTTTATAAGAAAGTATCTGGATTTCGGtctttggcaaaaaaaaaacagtttgagACACTGTGAAACTTTAGACACATGTGCAAGATTTTGGGGGGTTTTAATTTCAGGAAAGAAATCAGAGGAGAATATTTAAGCAACACGTTTATTTAATCTGATTGCTCTCAAGAAGAAACAACTTAGATATCaaagacattttatttatttcctcTCCTCTAATTTCAATGCTGTTCATGTTTGCAAGCAAATAGGTTTTATTATTGACTCTAAAGGCTAAATGTTAAAATGCTCACTCATATTTGCAGTTTTTCTAAGTCACATTGGTGCATTTTTCACATCACCACCCACATTTGCACAACAGTCAATGCAGTTCTCAAAACAATTAGTACAAACTGCAAAATCTAGATGATAACCTGCAAAAGCATGTCACTTGCTCAAAATAGATAATTCATTCCTCAAAAGCAAGTTTTCATGTCAATGAAAGTGTCAGTGTCATCAAAATGAAAAGTACTGACACCATTGTTTATGAACAAGATAGTTAAATGGCTTAAtcatgttttataaatgtttttcaatgcaaaaaaatctgatcttGGTGACACTACCTGCAAATGCTCAAGACAGCAGCACTATATACTATTTGCACagctatttgaaaaatacagtaaagttacacattattGTATTTAGTGAGGTACTGAGTACAAGACACTGAATATGTATGTTTCACAGTTGTGCACACAGTTGTGAACAATATTGCAGTACATATTGGAACTGAACATACAACATAGTACTGTAATCATTCTTGCACATCCAGACATTCCTTTCTGTCTGGCCACATAATTTCAGAAATTGATCGATTTAGGAGACATTTTTGGGgagaaaatgatttaaaaaaaatgattttgatAATTTGTTCAACATTTTTGTAGGTAATGACTcaagcaattaaaaaaataaggacTTTTAGTTTTATATGGAATGACTATTCAGCATTCACAAGTATAGTTAATTTTGACTGACATGACATAAGCAAATGATAATTTTATAAAACAGCAGAGAATTGTATGAAAGCAATTGATGCATGTCCAAAAGCATTTGCACTTTGTTCGAAAGAATGAGAAACTCTCCCCTTGCCACCCTGAAATGAGGCAGTAATTAAAGCAAAAACACCCCTACCAAGTATTAAgtacatatacagtaaataaacatACTTTCCAGAAGGCCAacaattcaataaaaaaatttattggTCTTATGAAAGTTTCTAATTTGTTGTTGAGATGGGTTTTTGTTAAATGTGAGCCAAAATCAtcacaattaaaagaaaaaagacaAAGTACTTCAGTCTGTGTACATTGAATTCATTTTATACATTAGTTCCACAATTCGGATTAACAGGGAAAAATcctgaaaatctgactttttcatgtttaagtgctataattgggtccctagtgctatcaatctagaaatgtgaaaagatcaacccagtaactccgttttggtgaaccattctctgcaagcatgtgaaaaaataggtaattaaaatttgaaagaaggggatcttattataataataccgccccttaatctgcactatccaaccggcactgccatttagtgcagagatagagagagaaaataattgacaacaCAATTGATGGTGATCAGTGTtggcattttatcagctcatttgcatttaaaaggacacacccaaaaattacacatttttgctcacacctacaaagtggcaattttaacattctGCAGCAAATGATCCATATGACATTTCGACCCACAACTTCACAcatgcactctggggacaccaaaaatgCACTTGACATCTGAAAAAAGTCTtctgaaatgtcccctttaaattactggaaaaaaaAGAACTTTCCATGACATTCTATAATTTATTGAGATGCACCTGtacatttaaaactaaatacattttcaataatgTATTGCAAAGGAAAAAGTTTATTTCTCACCTTGTCGATAAGGGAGACGAAGCGATTGTTGAGAGCTTTGATCTGTTCTTTCTCTTGGATTCGCACAGCCTGTAATGTGGGGTCCAGCTGAACACTCATTGGAGTTAAAAGACTCCTGTTAATGGACACTGCCTTGATGGGAACCCCAATCGTTGACATATCCGCAAAGCCAAAATAGGAGTTACCCTGACGGGGTATCTGTGCTCCAAGATAAGGAGCTGAGCCCACTGACCAGCTGCTAAAGCTGGACCCTCTTTTCCTGTAGACACTCATGaccagagagacagagagagagagacacggTGTATGGAGAGATGAAATGGTGTACTTCCAGAGAAGCTGGCTGTTTTGTCTTTTTAGTTGCAGGTGGCTTGTGTGCATACAGGTGGGGGTGTGTCTTTGtgtataaataagaaaaattcAGCATTCTTCTCTGTGGAAAACCTGTTCAGCACAAACAACACATGTGCAAAGCAAACAATCTCTGCATCCAGACAGGGTCACGCACACAAAAATGACAAGCAAGCGAAGCTGCTGTTTAACATGTCACAATATATTAGTCCCAACATTTCTGACATACCATAACATTTTTGTTAGCCTATGATCATAGCAATACtttgacaaggtatttgttcaaaaAATGCTTAAAGTGATTTTACTTTAGGCTTTCACTGACATATTGTGCTCTTTGTTCCTACATATTATGAAACGGGGAAAAACAGCCTGAGCTGGTTTGTGGTTTTGCTGCATGACCAgctgaaaaatacaaacaacCAGACCAGGAGAACAGAGCAGCAATATTAAGCTGGAAGACTTATAACAAACCTATCTATTTATGCCcaaaattcatttattttgtttaaaatatgtttttattttttattttaaatgataatttattaaaataagttccaagttgtatttttgttttcttacaattctatttattaattaatttcatATTAACAAACAACTAAATTCATAAGTGAAttcatagatagatagatagatagatagatagatagatagatagatagatagatagatagatagatagatagatagatagtagGACTGTGCAAATTGGCAAATGTgcaattaaatatgaaaaatatgtgtaaataaacTCAAGtagtttgtaaaaactactttaatTAGCTATATacaaataaggcctagtcctggattaacctaaaccctgtccgggaaacttcCCCCACATGAACACAAACAAGAAACCAAGGCGCCCTCCCGCGGTGCGCCGTGGAACATTAAAAGCGCTGTTTTATTAGCGCCCTCTTGTGGTGTGTTGTGGAATAGAAAAGCGCTGTTTTATTAGCGCCCTCTTGTGGTGTGTTGTGGAATAGAAGCGCTGTTTTATTAGCGCCCTCTTGTAGTGTGTTGTGGAATAGAAAAAAACTGCCCAATAGTCCAATAGTCTCTACATACTGTCTCCATAACCTGTGCATACTCTTTTGCCATAGCCTGctatttattcattatttctTATACATATTTACACAGATTTTTCATAGCTTTTAATATTCCACAACACACCACAAGAGGGCGCTAATAAAACAGCGATTTTAATATTCCACAACACACCACAAGAGGGTGCCTtagttttttatgtatatacatatagGGGAAGTtccccggacagggtttaggtctatctatctatctatctatctatctatctatctatctatctatctatctatctatctatctatctatctatctatctatctatctatctatctatctatctatctatctatctatctatctaaataaataaataaataaataaataaataaataaataaataaataaataaataaataaaactacgCTTTAATATTCGACAACACAACACAAGAGGGCGCTAAAACAGCACTTGTATATTTCACAGCACACCACAAGAGGGCGCATGCTGTACGCATTCAAAACCAAAGACTATAGATGATGCTTATTCTCTGCATTTCTTTCCCAGTCGAGGAGGTCCGGATAATACATTTttcctaaaaaaattaaaataaacattttcctAATTAAGGCCCCAAATAAATACGAGTACAAAATGAAAAAATCTCCGTTTACGATTCTTTGGAGAAGGGTTTCTGTTCAGAGCTTTGCTGAGCACTTGTCAGCCTTTGCGCATGCGCAGTAGCTTGATCAACTTGTGAAATACAGTGTTTTTGGCGAAATTTGAGTTTAAGAAACACAAGTTATGGTACAGTTGATGCCTGGTTTAATTATTTGTCggaaaaaatgttttgttatgaCTTTACCACGCGATTTTAAAGATAACAGTTTATCCCCATTTAAGTATATAGGACTCGGTCTCTTATGACTGCCCGGAGGCGTCAAATATGGCCGTCGAGTGACGTGACTTCCCTTAAAGGGACTTCGTCAAAACTCAGCTGTGCGTGGACAAATGCACTTCCTGTTTACGTTTC contains:
- the LOC129414364 gene encoding NACHT, LRR and PYD domains-containing protein 9, producing the protein MQQQTSEITQDVQEVHKDVLRNSVLNSCLPNSLLGGQTVCEVIGRHQFTPVSVRACKKVSPVNRGDWETLDDVISRDFSPGSEGCKVLLYGGVGIGKTTAVENIIWDWASGRCLQHYTLLLRMCVKELSTLEEKPESLQNFLTRTHAHLSTESIAVILKRPQSLLLVFDGLDGFKNLLSTPPSSSSLICDAQQEATSSVLLCSLVNGSLLSGASMLATSREPLTIESWKSFEMVGFSQNQRRTFFQRFFDDESQAERLFWHSEQMLGVSEQCFCPAFCWILCNVFKTQFEKKATLPETLSHLFGIVTHTLLQKQTLNAEQTKELVSGLGRLARLCSANTVCSYSDVISCGMQPFLCSSVLSDFLYSSGDVTSPDSTFSFLSPLMQEFLLAASFYIDQSENGGKEILNERPALYYTFLAGLSDPGQCKEMEDCVSTFDEGQISKFFQWLMDTASTMLCGYDQEKHFHIFYLLQHARKSSLVKDTLSKSQWRHISYNELQEVDCITLSYVVSCMGEMEYMNLYSAELTEEKVVRLVPALRLSKSINLSQSRLSLAVTSHLSTALAEGRATTLDFSHCKLEEGAFKILCHKLSQTKLEQLQLCGCSLTSGDSEALVKLISEGSELRVLDLYGNKLQDHGLIQLSSALKNCRLQEINLDSCSLSAASMPALSAALSSGYSDLKMLNLGRNSIEDEGMETLSQALQTGRCGLNRLNLYDCDLTDSCCSSLAAALQSEHCCLTELDLSVNEIGQSGGMLICEALKISKCRLEKLGLSRCELTEEVFRVLGDVLTSAESKLISLSAGLNKVGDAGAKHIWKALRHKNCKLQHLDLEMLSLTDACVDDLCQAVAANNTLTSLILKNNVLTDASIPRLVKLMQDCPIMSKLNLQYNDFSEDYFELMDSCPNIVY
- the LOC129414366 gene encoding keratin, type II cytoskeletal 8, translated to MSTIGVPIKAVSINRSLLTPMSVQLDPTLQAVRIQEKEQIKALNNRFVSLIDKVRKLEQENKMLETKWQLLQNESKPESKLDQMLESYIRSLRAQLDLVKNDKQHLEIELKNARAQVEEEKQRFEDEINNRNRSESEFVLLKKEVDSTYLYKRAMEDKIAGLQGDLKFLRSFHEQELRELHAEVKDMSIVVQMDNSRQLDMEKIIADVKSQYEEISTRSRQEAESWYRSKFDLISSQADQYKTELSNNKSTIADLKRQIKRLQSEINSAVSQRGNVEGEIKEVERNGGEAVLDAKQRIKMLEEAHLKAKQNMAKQLRDYQDLMNVKLALDVEIATYRKLLEGEENRLEFNVNIYPVHKRL